TAATAATTCATTCCATTCTTCTTCCGCTTCTGCTAATGCCTCTTCAGGGGTGGCTTCTTCAAGCAACGCCTTTGCAAATGCATCATGAATTGCCGATTGCAATTCGCTGAAGTTATTCATCGGAGGTACCAAAAGTTCAGCATCCGGGAGTTGCTGCGCTGAAATAATTCGTTCATAATCTGCCGCTTCTGCATCATCTGGCAGATCAGTAAAATACGGATCTTCCAATGTCTCTTCCGTTGAAGGAAGAATTGCCGTGAGCTTCGTGAACTCCAGCTGGTTTTCAGGATTTGTCACGAACTGAGCGAATTGAATTGACTCTTCTTTGTTCTCAGACCCTTCCGGAATAACCAGATTCTGAACATTCATGTTCTTCTTTCCTGATTCACCTGTGAGTGCTTCTGACGGCTCTGAAACCTCATACACTTCAGGCGCGTTTTCCGAAACTTCTGTCATGAATATGTTCTCACCAAAGGCCAGCTGCCCTGATGTGTACATATTGGTGATTTCCCGTTGCTCACCCAGCGACTCCGGTGGAATCAGGCCTTCTTGATATAACTCCGCAAAATATTCGACGGCTGCGATTCCCTCCGGCGAGTTGAATGCTGCTTCGGTACGCTCTTCATTGGTTAAATCGGCACCCATTTTCACTAAGTATTGCATCGGAAGCGTTCCTTCAAACGATGGAAAGAAGCCGTATTTCCCCGTTTCATCCATCACGATCTCCGCCTGTTCTGCCGCTTCTTCAAAGTTGGCTGGCGGGTTCTCAGGATCCAGACCTGCTTCTTCATAGACTTCGGTATTCGAGTAAGCTATTTCTGTCCCGAGATACCAAGGAAAAGCAAACGTGTCTCCGTCGAGCTGATTGGCTTCCCAAGCGCCTTCAAGATAGACGTCTTGCTCTTCCTGGGAAATTTCGTCGTCCAGAATGGTTAAAGCATCAAGCTCAGCAAGGTTCGCCCCGAATGATGGATTTAAATTGACGACATCCGGTTCATTACCGGCACTGATATCGGATAGTATTTTT
This Salisediminibacterium beveridgei DNA region includes the following protein-coding sequences:
- a CDS encoding ABC transporter substrate-binding protein — protein: MRKQTMVTGVLLSSLVALSACGNTDNEGNGNNNAGGNNTGNDHNNGNNNEEAAQEDVTIEFWTMQLQPTFTEYIEGLIDAYEEEHSHVTINWVDVPASDLEQKILSDISAGNEPDVVNLNPSFGANLAELDALTILDDEISQEEQDVYLEGAWEANQLDGDTFAFPWYLGTEIAYSNTEVYEEAGLDPENPPANFEEAAEQAEIVMDETGKYGFFPSFEGTLPMQYLVKMGADLTNEERTEAAFNSPEGIAAVEYFAELYQEGLIPPESLGEQREITNMYTSGQLAFGENIFMTEVSENAPEVYEVSEPSEALTGESGKKNMNVQNLVIPEGSENKEESIQFAQFVTNPENQLEFTKLTAILPSTEETLEDPYFTDLPDDAEAADYERIISAQQLPDAELLVPPMNNFSELQSAIHDAFAKALLEEATPEEALAEAEEEWNELLVED